One window of the Streptomyces sp. TS71-3 genome contains the following:
- a CDS encoding MBL fold metallo-hydrolase, with the protein MTYTGEVRVGGPADVHELQELMISKVAVGPMDNNAYLLRCRATDEQLLIDAAADAATLLTLIGDDGIASVVTTHRHGDHWGALGEVVAATGARTYAGRYDAEGIPVATEVLVEDGDTVRVGRVPLTARHLVGHTPGSIALIYDDPHGHPHVFTGDCLFPGGVGNTRKDPAAFASLIDDVETKIFEPLPDEAWVYPGHGNDTTLGAERPHLPQWRARGW; encoded by the coding sequence ATGACATACACCGGAGAGGTGCGGGTCGGCGGGCCCGCCGACGTGCACGAGTTGCAGGAGCTGATGATCTCCAAGGTGGCCGTCGGCCCCATGGACAACAACGCCTATCTGCTGCGCTGCCGTGCCACGGACGAGCAGCTCCTGATCGACGCGGCGGCGGACGCCGCGACGCTGCTGACGCTGATCGGCGACGACGGCATCGCCTCGGTCGTCACCACCCACCGCCATGGGGACCACTGGGGGGCTCTCGGTGAGGTCGTCGCGGCGACGGGGGCGCGCACCTATGCCGGACGGTACGACGCGGAGGGGATTCCCGTGGCGACCGAGGTGCTCGTCGAGGACGGGGACACCGTGCGGGTCGGCCGGGTGCCGCTCACGGCCCGCCATCTCGTGGGCCACACCCCGGGCTCGATCGCGCTGATCTACGACGACCCGCACGGTCACCCGCACGTCTTCACCGGCGACTGCCTCTTCCCGGGGGGCGTCGGCAACACCCGCAAGGACCCGGCGGCCTTCGCGAGCCTGATCGACGACGTGGAGACCAAGATCTTCGAGCCGCTTCCCGACGAGGCCTGGGTCTATCCCGGGCACGGGAACGACACCACCCTCGGAGCGGAGCGCCCGCACCTGCCGCAGTGGCGCGCTCGCGGCTGGTGA
- a CDS encoding maleylpyruvate isomerase family mycothiol-dependent enzyme, with translation MIDHVRDLQSVRDATDRLLRAVAAIEPPAVAGPSLLPGWTRGHVLAHLARNADALVNVLAGRPMYASDDARATDLERDAPRALDAQVADLRAASDRFLAAAGVPADWSRTVELRGGVRDSASRLPFRRLIEVEMHHTDLGIGYTLESLPEDFTDRAVDYLAQRFSGHPEVPPATLAPDGGRTRETGGGAAGGPVRVTGTPADLLGWLSGRRDGTGLKVTGGGLPALPPL, from the coding sequence ATGATCGATCATGTGCGCGACCTCCAGTCTGTACGTGACGCGACGGACCGGCTGCTCCGCGCAGTCGCCGCGATCGAGCCTCCAGCAGTGGCCGGGCCGTCCCTGCTGCCCGGCTGGACCCGGGGGCACGTGCTCGCCCACCTGGCCAGGAACGCGGACGCTCTGGTGAACGTGCTGGCCGGCCGGCCCATGTACGCGAGCGACGACGCCCGGGCGACCGACCTGGAACGGGACGCTCCGCGCGCCCTCGACGCCCAGGTCGCCGACCTGCGGGCCGCCTCGGACCGCTTCCTGGCGGCGGCCGGGGTCCCGGCGGACTGGTCCCGCACGGTAGAACTGCGGGGCGGCGTCAGAGATTCCGCATCCCGCCTCCCCTTCCGGCGGCTGATCGAGGTCGAGATGCACCACACGGATCTCGGCATCGGCTACACGCTGGAGTCGCTCCCCGAGGACTTCACCGACCGGGCCGTCGACTATCTCGCCCAGCGGTTCTCCGGCCACCCGGAAGTGCCCCCGGCCACGCTGGCCCCCGACGGCGGCCGCACCCGCGAGACCGGCGGCGGCGCCGCGGGCGGCCCGGTACGCGTCACCGGCACCCCCGCCGATCTGCTGGGGTGGCTCAGCGGCCGCCGCGACGGCACCGGGCTGAAGGTCACGGGCGGCGGCCTCCCCGCGCTGCCGCCGCTGTAG